In a single window of the Rhineura floridana isolate rRhiFlo1 chromosome 3, rRhiFlo1.hap2, whole genome shotgun sequence genome:
- the NUP85 gene encoding nuclear pore complex protein Nup85 isoform X1, with amino-acid sequence MEELDVEPMVTLIPEVNSDKKQLCFEWGPGEMLVCETLFGSTECKEKRPGCPYVYVVRKDQDVYSQTLRKLFNESHGIFVGLQKDEKEKVGKARTAQLVRVSKNYRSVIRACMEDSHQMAISTRDPVMHIQHSTQVSILSAMELIWNLCEIMFIEAAPAGPLLCHLLDWVRLHVCEVDNMVCEVLRSKSPAKHEQFWNVITIFVLQGRMDEARQLLSKEANTNPTSVSMCKILDELMKKMPVLCPSNTQTLTEMELKWQHWHEECQRFLKDGTFASNPHMETLCKILLGDESTILEKKDLMTTWYHFLVTRLLYCHPTVKHVELHLYAQSSLDLFLGGESSPEPLDSILLAAFEFDIHQVIKECSIALSNWWFVAHLTDLLDHCNLLQSHNLYFGSNMREYLLLEYASGLFSHHSLWQLAVDYFDHCPEYGRAYLEHHIERIPLDTEHKALKVLRICEQRMMNEQVRSICKIMAMKAVRNNRLGSALSWSIRAKDAAFATLISDRFLKEYCERGTFSDLDLIDNLGPSMLLSDRLTFLGKYREFHRMYGEKQFLAAAKLLLMLMTARIAPCSFWMTLLTDALPLLEQKEVIFSADQTYELMKCLEDVTAAESKKQKLQDDAETMKVEILRLALARNLARAIVKEGTLEES; translated from the exons CTGATTCCAGAAGTGAATTCTGACAAGAAGCAGTTATGTTTTGAGTGGGGACCTGGGGAGATGCTGGTCTGTGAAACACTGTTTGGATCAACAG AGTGTAAAGAGAAAAGGCCTGGTTGTCCCTATGTCTACGTTGTTCGCAAAGATCAAGATGTATACTCTCAGACTTTGAGGAAGCTTTTCAATGAATCACATGGGATCTTCGTCGGGCTTCAGAAAGATGAGAAAGAAAAAGTTGGGAAGGCAAGGACTGCCCA GTTGGTTCGAGTGAGCAAAAACTACCGCTCAGTCATAAGAGCCTGCATGGAAGATTCACATCAGATGGCTA TTTCAACACGGGACCCAGTAATGCACATACAGCACAGTACTCAG GTCTCCATTCTCTCTGCGATGGAGTTGATCTGgaatctttgtgaaatcatgttcATTGAAGCGGCACCAG CTGGACCTCTCCTGTGTCACCTCCTTGACTGGGTTCGTCTTCATGTGTGTGAGGTGGACAACATGGTTTGTGAAGTTCTGAGGAGCAAAAGTCCGGCAAAACATGAACAATTCTGGAATGTG ataACCATCTTTGTGCTACAAGGCCGGATGGATGAGGCCAGACAACTACTGTCTAAGGAAGCCAATACTAATCCCACTTCTGTGAGCATGTGCAAAATTTTGGATGAGTTGATGAAGAAGATGCCTGTTCTCTGT CCTAGCAACACCCAGACTTTGACAGAGATGGAGCTGAAATGGCAGCATTGGCATGAGGAATGTCAACGGTTCCTAAAAGATGGGACATTTGCTTCTAATCCCCACATGGAAACCCTTTGCAAG ATTCTATTGGGTGATGAGAGCACCATTTTAGAGAAGAAAGACCTCATGACTACTTGGTACCATTTTTTGGTAACCCGGCTGTTGTACTGTCATCCTACCGTGAAGCATGTGGAACTCCATCTCTATGCACAA TCCAGCCTGGACCTGTTCCTGGGAGGAGAAAGCAGCCCTGAGCCTTTAGATAGCATCTTGCTAGCAGCCTTTGAATTTGATATCCATCAAGTGATTAAAGAATGCAG CATTGCCCTGAGCAACTGGTGGTTTGTAGCCCATCTGACAGACCTACTGGATCACTGCAATCTCCTCCAATCTCACAACCTTTA TTTTGGTTCCAATATGCGTGAATACCTCCTGCTGGAATATGCTTCTGGACTCTTTTCCCATCACAG TTTGTGGCAGCTTGCAGTAGACTATTTTGACCACTGTCCAGAATATGGTAGAGCATACTTGGAGCATCATATTGAACGGATCCCTCTCGACACAGAGCATAAAGCCCTCAAAGTACTGAGGATCTGTGAACAGAGAATGATGAATGAACAAG TTCGTAGTATCTGTAAGATCATGGCCATGAAAGCTGTCCGGAACAATCGCCTTGGCTCTGCTCTGTCCTGGAGCATCCGGGCAAAGGATGCTGCATTTGCTACCCTCATATCAGACAG ATTTCTGAAGGAGTATTGTGAAAGAGGCACTTTTTCAGACTTGGACCTTATTGACAACTTGGGACCATCCATGCTGCTTAGTGATCGACTGACATTTCTTG GGAAGTACCGGGAATTTCATCGGATGTATGGTGAGAAGCAGTTCCTTGCAGCAGCTAAGCTGCTGTTAATGTTGATGACAGCTCGTATTGCTCCTTGCTCCTTCTGGATGACCCTGTTGACTGATGCACTTCCACTCCTGGAGCAGAAAGAG GTTATATTCTCTGCTGATCAGACATATGAACTGATGAAATGTCTGGAAGATGTGACAGCAGCAGAATCAAAAAAACAAAAGCTCCAG
- the NUP85 gene encoding nuclear pore complex protein Nup85 isoform X3 — protein sequence MLVCETLFGSTECKEKRPGCPYVYVVRKDQDVYSQTLRKLFNESHGIFVGLQKDEKEKVGKARTAQLVRVSKNYRSVIRACMEDSHQMAISTRDPVMHIQHSTQVSILSAMELIWNLCEIMFIEAAPAGPLLCHLLDWVRLHVCEVDNMVCEVLRSKSPAKHEQFWNVITIFVLQGRMDEARQLLSKEANTNPTSVSMCKILDELMKKMPVLCPSNTQTLTEMELKWQHWHEECQRFLKDGTFASNPHMETLCKILLGDESTILEKKDLMTTWYHFLVTRLLYCHPTVKHVELHLYAQSSLDLFLGGESSPEPLDSILLAAFEFDIHQVIKECSIALSNWWFVAHLTDLLDHCNLLQSHNLYFGSNMREYLLLEYASGLFSHHSLWQLAVDYFDHCPEYGRAYLEHHIERIPLDTEHKALKVLRICEQRMMNEQVRSICKIMAMKAVRNNRLGSALSWSIRAKDAAFATLISDRFLKEYCERGTFSDLDLIDNLGPSMLLSDRLTFLGKYREFHRMYGEKQFLAAAKLLLMLMTARIAPCSFWMTLLTDALPLLEQKEVIFSADQTYELMKCLEDVTAAESKKQKLQDDAETMKVEILRLALARNLARAIVKEGTLEES from the exons ATGCTGGTCTGTGAAACACTGTTTGGATCAACAG AGTGTAAAGAGAAAAGGCCTGGTTGTCCCTATGTCTACGTTGTTCGCAAAGATCAAGATGTATACTCTCAGACTTTGAGGAAGCTTTTCAATGAATCACATGGGATCTTCGTCGGGCTTCAGAAAGATGAGAAAGAAAAAGTTGGGAAGGCAAGGACTGCCCA GTTGGTTCGAGTGAGCAAAAACTACCGCTCAGTCATAAGAGCCTGCATGGAAGATTCACATCAGATGGCTA TTTCAACACGGGACCCAGTAATGCACATACAGCACAGTACTCAG GTCTCCATTCTCTCTGCGATGGAGTTGATCTGgaatctttgtgaaatcatgttcATTGAAGCGGCACCAG CTGGACCTCTCCTGTGTCACCTCCTTGACTGGGTTCGTCTTCATGTGTGTGAGGTGGACAACATGGTTTGTGAAGTTCTGAGGAGCAAAAGTCCGGCAAAACATGAACAATTCTGGAATGTG ataACCATCTTTGTGCTACAAGGCCGGATGGATGAGGCCAGACAACTACTGTCTAAGGAAGCCAATACTAATCCCACTTCTGTGAGCATGTGCAAAATTTTGGATGAGTTGATGAAGAAGATGCCTGTTCTCTGT CCTAGCAACACCCAGACTTTGACAGAGATGGAGCTGAAATGGCAGCATTGGCATGAGGAATGTCAACGGTTCCTAAAAGATGGGACATTTGCTTCTAATCCCCACATGGAAACCCTTTGCAAG ATTCTATTGGGTGATGAGAGCACCATTTTAGAGAAGAAAGACCTCATGACTACTTGGTACCATTTTTTGGTAACCCGGCTGTTGTACTGTCATCCTACCGTGAAGCATGTGGAACTCCATCTCTATGCACAA TCCAGCCTGGACCTGTTCCTGGGAGGAGAAAGCAGCCCTGAGCCTTTAGATAGCATCTTGCTAGCAGCCTTTGAATTTGATATCCATCAAGTGATTAAAGAATGCAG CATTGCCCTGAGCAACTGGTGGTTTGTAGCCCATCTGACAGACCTACTGGATCACTGCAATCTCCTCCAATCTCACAACCTTTA TTTTGGTTCCAATATGCGTGAATACCTCCTGCTGGAATATGCTTCTGGACTCTTTTCCCATCACAG TTTGTGGCAGCTTGCAGTAGACTATTTTGACCACTGTCCAGAATATGGTAGAGCATACTTGGAGCATCATATTGAACGGATCCCTCTCGACACAGAGCATAAAGCCCTCAAAGTACTGAGGATCTGTGAACAGAGAATGATGAATGAACAAG TTCGTAGTATCTGTAAGATCATGGCCATGAAAGCTGTCCGGAACAATCGCCTTGGCTCTGCTCTGTCCTGGAGCATCCGGGCAAAGGATGCTGCATTTGCTACCCTCATATCAGACAG ATTTCTGAAGGAGTATTGTGAAAGAGGCACTTTTTCAGACTTGGACCTTATTGACAACTTGGGACCATCCATGCTGCTTAGTGATCGACTGACATTTCTTG GGAAGTACCGGGAATTTCATCGGATGTATGGTGAGAAGCAGTTCCTTGCAGCAGCTAAGCTGCTGTTAATGTTGATGACAGCTCGTATTGCTCCTTGCTCCTTCTGGATGACCCTGTTGACTGATGCACTTCCACTCCTGGAGCAGAAAGAG GTTATATTCTCTGCTGATCAGACATATGAACTGATGAAATGTCTGGAAGATGTGACAGCAGCAGAATCAAAAAAACAAAAGCTCCAG
- the NUP85 gene encoding nuclear pore complex protein Nup85 isoform X2, translating to MRVTQLIPEVNSDKKQLCFEWGPGEMLVCETLFGSTECKEKRPGCPYVYVVRKDQDVYSQTLRKLFNESHGIFVGLQKDEKEKVGKARTAQLVRVSKNYRSVIRACMEDSHQMAISTRDPVMHIQHSTQVSILSAMELIWNLCEIMFIEAAPAGPLLCHLLDWVRLHVCEVDNMVCEVLRSKSPAKHEQFWNVITIFVLQGRMDEARQLLSKEANTNPTSVSMCKILDELMKKMPVLCPSNTQTLTEMELKWQHWHEECQRFLKDGTFASNPHMETLCKILLGDESTILEKKDLMTTWYHFLVTRLLYCHPTVKHVELHLYAQSSLDLFLGGESSPEPLDSILLAAFEFDIHQVIKECSIALSNWWFVAHLTDLLDHCNLLQSHNLYFGSNMREYLLLEYASGLFSHHSLWQLAVDYFDHCPEYGRAYLEHHIERIPLDTEHKALKVLRICEQRMMNEQVRSICKIMAMKAVRNNRLGSALSWSIRAKDAAFATLISDRFLKEYCERGTFSDLDLIDNLGPSMLLSDRLTFLGKYREFHRMYGEKQFLAAAKLLLMLMTARIAPCSFWMTLLTDALPLLEQKEVIFSADQTYELMKCLEDVTAAESKKQKLQDDAETMKVEILRLALARNLARAIVKEGTLEES from the exons CTGATTCCAGAAGTGAATTCTGACAAGAAGCAGTTATGTTTTGAGTGGGGACCTGGGGAGATGCTGGTCTGTGAAACACTGTTTGGATCAACAG AGTGTAAAGAGAAAAGGCCTGGTTGTCCCTATGTCTACGTTGTTCGCAAAGATCAAGATGTATACTCTCAGACTTTGAGGAAGCTTTTCAATGAATCACATGGGATCTTCGTCGGGCTTCAGAAAGATGAGAAAGAAAAAGTTGGGAAGGCAAGGACTGCCCA GTTGGTTCGAGTGAGCAAAAACTACCGCTCAGTCATAAGAGCCTGCATGGAAGATTCACATCAGATGGCTA TTTCAACACGGGACCCAGTAATGCACATACAGCACAGTACTCAG GTCTCCATTCTCTCTGCGATGGAGTTGATCTGgaatctttgtgaaatcatgttcATTGAAGCGGCACCAG CTGGACCTCTCCTGTGTCACCTCCTTGACTGGGTTCGTCTTCATGTGTGTGAGGTGGACAACATGGTTTGTGAAGTTCTGAGGAGCAAAAGTCCGGCAAAACATGAACAATTCTGGAATGTG ataACCATCTTTGTGCTACAAGGCCGGATGGATGAGGCCAGACAACTACTGTCTAAGGAAGCCAATACTAATCCCACTTCTGTGAGCATGTGCAAAATTTTGGATGAGTTGATGAAGAAGATGCCTGTTCTCTGT CCTAGCAACACCCAGACTTTGACAGAGATGGAGCTGAAATGGCAGCATTGGCATGAGGAATGTCAACGGTTCCTAAAAGATGGGACATTTGCTTCTAATCCCCACATGGAAACCCTTTGCAAG ATTCTATTGGGTGATGAGAGCACCATTTTAGAGAAGAAAGACCTCATGACTACTTGGTACCATTTTTTGGTAACCCGGCTGTTGTACTGTCATCCTACCGTGAAGCATGTGGAACTCCATCTCTATGCACAA TCCAGCCTGGACCTGTTCCTGGGAGGAGAAAGCAGCCCTGAGCCTTTAGATAGCATCTTGCTAGCAGCCTTTGAATTTGATATCCATCAAGTGATTAAAGAATGCAG CATTGCCCTGAGCAACTGGTGGTTTGTAGCCCATCTGACAGACCTACTGGATCACTGCAATCTCCTCCAATCTCACAACCTTTA TTTTGGTTCCAATATGCGTGAATACCTCCTGCTGGAATATGCTTCTGGACTCTTTTCCCATCACAG TTTGTGGCAGCTTGCAGTAGACTATTTTGACCACTGTCCAGAATATGGTAGAGCATACTTGGAGCATCATATTGAACGGATCCCTCTCGACACAGAGCATAAAGCCCTCAAAGTACTGAGGATCTGTGAACAGAGAATGATGAATGAACAAG TTCGTAGTATCTGTAAGATCATGGCCATGAAAGCTGTCCGGAACAATCGCCTTGGCTCTGCTCTGTCCTGGAGCATCCGGGCAAAGGATGCTGCATTTGCTACCCTCATATCAGACAG ATTTCTGAAGGAGTATTGTGAAAGAGGCACTTTTTCAGACTTGGACCTTATTGACAACTTGGGACCATCCATGCTGCTTAGTGATCGACTGACATTTCTTG GGAAGTACCGGGAATTTCATCGGATGTATGGTGAGAAGCAGTTCCTTGCAGCAGCTAAGCTGCTGTTAATGTTGATGACAGCTCGTATTGCTCCTTGCTCCTTCTGGATGACCCTGTTGACTGATGCACTTCCACTCCTGGAGCAGAAAGAG GTTATATTCTCTGCTGATCAGACATATGAACTGATGAAATGTCTGGAAGATGTGACAGCAGCAGAATCAAAAAAACAAAAGCTCCAG